In one Corynebacterium bovis DSM 20582 = CIP 54.80 genomic region, the following are encoded:
- a CDS encoding glutamate synthase subunit beta yields MADPHGFKNFTREEAPHRPVPLRLLDWREVYEDFSDSQVQTQARRCMDCGIPFCHDGCPLGNIIPEWNDLVRQGRWREAYDRLHATNNFPEFTGRLCPAPCEGACVLGISDDPVSIKSVELTIVEHAWDAGWVTPVTASFSTGQSVAVVGSGPAGLAAAQQLTRAGHDVTVFERADRIGGLMRYGVPEYKMEKKWIDRRLAQMEAEGTTFRTGIAPTADDLRGFDAVVLAVGSTVGRDLVVPGRELAGVHQAMEYLPEANRVQEGDRETSRIDARGKRVVIIGGGDTGTDCFGTALRQGAAEVTQFDIGPRPPESRAENNPWPTFPRIWRTATAHEEGRYVVSGDESATEIEALGLAHREPGVELGTRRFTVNTVELTGEDGRVTGLRAAECRRGPGGIENIEGSEFEMEADLVLLAMGFASVERDGIVGELGLEVDGRGRIVRDDTFRTVPRAAEGDGHDGHGARGRGGNRGTGGLDVPVFVAGDAGRGQSLIVWGISEGRACAAAVDRLLMGETALPRPIAPTDVPMQA; encoded by the coding sequence ATGGCTGATCCGCACGGTTTCAAGAACTTCACCCGCGAGGAGGCCCCGCACCGGCCGGTGCCCCTGCGCCTGCTCGACTGGCGGGAGGTCTACGAGGACTTCTCCGACAGTCAGGTGCAGACCCAGGCGCGGCGCTGCATGGACTGCGGCATCCCCTTCTGCCACGACGGCTGCCCGCTGGGCAACATCATCCCGGAGTGGAACGACCTCGTCCGTCAGGGCCGGTGGCGGGAGGCCTACGACCGCCTCCACGCGACGAACAACTTCCCGGAGTTCACCGGGCGGCTGTGCCCCGCCCCCTGTGAGGGCGCGTGCGTCCTGGGGATCTCCGACGACCCGGTGAGCATCAAGTCCGTCGAGCTCACGATCGTCGAGCACGCGTGGGACGCCGGCTGGGTCACCCCGGTCACGGCGTCGTTCTCCACGGGCCAGTCCGTGGCCGTCGTCGGCTCCGGCCCCGCCGGGCTCGCCGCCGCCCAGCAGCTCACCCGCGCCGGGCACGACGTCACCGTCTTCGAGCGGGCCGACCGCATCGGCGGGCTCATGCGCTACGGCGTGCCCGAGTACAAGATGGAGAAGAAGTGGATCGACCGTCGCCTCGCGCAGATGGAGGCGGAGGGCACGACGTTCCGCACGGGGATCGCCCCCACCGCCGACGACCTGCGGGGGTTCGACGCTGTCGTCCTCGCGGTGGGCTCGACCGTCGGCCGGGACCTCGTCGTCCCCGGCCGTGAGCTCGCGGGCGTCCACCAGGCGATGGAGTACCTGCCGGAGGCGAACCGGGTCCAGGAGGGTGACCGGGAGACGTCCCGCATCGACGCGCGCGGCAAGCGCGTCGTCATCATCGGCGGCGGCGACACGGGCACCGACTGCTTCGGCACGGCCCTGCGCCAGGGGGCGGCCGAGGTGACCCAGTTCGACATCGGCCCGCGGCCGCCGGAGTCCCGCGCGGAGAACAACCCGTGGCCGACCTTCCCCCGGATCTGGCGCACGGCGACCGCCCACGAGGAGGGCCGGTACGTCGTCTCCGGCGACGAGTCCGCCACCGAGATCGAGGCCCTCGGCCTCGCCCACCGCGAGCCGGGCGTCGAGCTCGGCACCCGGCGGTTCACGGTCAACACCGTGGAGCTCACCGGCGAGGACGGCCGGGTCACCGGTCTCCGCGCCGCGGAGTGCCGCCGGGGCCCGGGCGGGATCGAGAACATCGAGGGCTCCGAGTTCGAGATGGAGGCGGACCTCGTCCTGCTCGCGATGGGCTTCGCGTCCGTCGAGCGCGACGGGATCGTCGGCGAGCTCGGCCTCGAGGTCGACGGCCGCGGGCGCATCGTCCGCGACGACACGTTCCGCACCGTGCCCCGCGCCGCCGAGGGGGACGGGCACGACGGGCACGGCGCCCGCGGCCGCGGCGGGAACCGCGGGACCGGCGGCCTCGACGTGCCGGTGTTCGTCGCCGGCGACGCGGGCCGCGGCCAGTCCCTCATCGTGTGGGGCATCTCCGAGGGGCGCGCGTGCGCCGCCGCGGTCGACCGGCTGCTCATGGGCGAGACCGCGCTGCCGCGCCCGATCGCCCCGACCGACGTGCCGATGCAGGCCTGA
- a CDS encoding DNA-3-methyladenine glycosylase I, with protein sequence MRGSDDDGHRAVTATGLVLCDDGRYRPPWATDGALREYYDTEWGRPVVTEHGLLERVVLEGFQAGLSWSTVLAKRPAFREVFHMFHPELILDMDAEARQAAREDARLIRNGRKMDAVFTNAAATVVLRDDPGLRSLPAGSPAEGVLGGAVAAVRPGLPVLLWSFTPERHVRPRSWSEVPTTSPESEAMAAELRRRGFVFVGPTTCYALMQAVGMVDDRVEAD encoded by the coding sequence ATGCGCGGCAGCGACGACGACGGCCACAGGGCGGTCACCGCCACGGGACTGGTGCTCTGCGACGACGGCCGGTACCGGCCCCCGTGGGCGACGGACGGGGCCCTCCGGGAGTACTACGACACGGAGTGGGGGCGTCCCGTCGTCACCGAGCACGGCCTGCTCGAACGGGTGGTGCTGGAGGGCTTCCAGGCGGGGCTGTCCTGGTCGACGGTCCTCGCGAAACGGCCGGCGTTCCGGGAGGTCTTCCACATGTTCCACCCGGAGTTGATCCTGGACATGGACGCGGAGGCGCGGCAGGCGGCCCGGGAGGACGCCCGGCTCATCCGCAACGGCCGCAAGATGGACGCCGTGTTCACGAACGCGGCGGCGACGGTCGTGCTGCGTGACGACCCGGGGCTCCGGTCGCTGCCGGCCGGGTCGCCGGCGGAGGGTGTGCTCGGCGGGGCGGTCGCGGCGGTGCGGCCGGGGTTGCCGGTGCTGCTGTGGTCCTTCACCCCGGAGCGGCACGTCCGGCCGCGGTCCTGGTCGGAGGTGCCGACGACGTCCCCGGAGTCCGAGGCGATGGCGGCGGAGCTGCGGCGGAGGGGGTTCGTCTTCGTGGGTCCGACGACGTGCTACGCGCTCATGCAGGCGGTCGGGATGGTGGACGACCGGGTGGAGGCGGACTGA
- the gltB gene encoding glutamate synthase large subunit yields the protein MKTYPARQGLYDPSFEHDACGVAFVADMHGRATRDIVEKGIQALINLDHRGAAGAEKNTGDGAGILIQVPDTFYREVMASQGVDLPPAGEYATGIAFLPASRMAALDAMRAVESIIDEEGLTLLGWREVPVDDSSLGAMARDAEPIFYQLFLSGTADDGTPLSGLALDRRAWFVRKRAERELGTKGPGAGAGSDTVYFPSLSARTVVYKGMLTTPQLRDFYLDLQDERVASALAIVHSRFSTNTFPSWPLAHPYRMLAHNGEINTVRGNENWMRARESQVRSGELGDISRVLPVCDPAGSDTGRFDEALELLHLSGRSLPHAVLMMVPQAWENNPTLDPDVRAFYEYHSSLTEAWDGPAALAFTDGTVIGSVLDRNGLRPGRIWITRDGLVVMASEAGVLDIDPADVVRRTRVRPGEMFLVDTARGAIVTDAEIKATLADRPYRRWVEEQLVHFDDLPAVDHTPMPHDRVVLRQRVFGVTEEDVDVIVTPMARTGAEAIGSMGTDTPIAALSDRPRMLFDFFAQRFAQVTNPPLDSIREKMVTSLFTQLGAQVDITSEVPEAAHRIRLTTPVLLNSELLTLEHAGEDERHAAFRSARISGLYPVAHGGRGMREAIARVRREVSRAIEDGATLIVLSDRDSTERMAPIPTLLLTSAVHQHLVAERTRTRCSLLVEAGDAREVHHIAMLIGFGADAVNPYLAFETIDEVHRKGLLGDLDVPTAWENYRSAASTSLLKIMSKMGIATVASYRGSQLADVTGLSQQLLDEYFTGCVSPVSGIGLDEIAEDVAVRHRRAFLPRPEEQAHRELEIGGEYKWRREGEYHLFNPETVFTLQHATRSGQYRVFKQYTQKVDDQSRRLATLRGLFEFTSDRRPVPVEEVEPVSEIVKRFATGAMSYGSISAEAHETLAIAMNRLKGMSNSGEGGEDPDRFTPDANGDWRRSAIKQVASGRFGVTSHYLNNCTDIQIKMAQGAKPGEGGQLPPHKVYPWIAEVRVTTPGVGLISPPPHHDIYSIEDLAQLIYDLKNANPDARIHVKLVAEQGVGTVAAGVSKAHADVVLISGHDGGTGASPLTSLKHAGGPWELGLAETQQTLLMNGLRDRITVQCDGQLKTGRDVVVAALLGAEEFGFATAPLVVSGCIMMRVCHLDTCPVGIATQNPDLRRRYTGQAEHVVNFFRFIAEEVREYLAELGFRSIEEAVGHSECLRAGTPDPAHRTASSLDLSPILARPDSPFMHQDLHRTREQEHGLEAALDNRIRQDAEDTIRRAAAGEDVRVDLSYPVTNVNRSVGTMTGSLVSRVAGRDGLPDDTVTVRLTGSAGNSLGAFLPKGVTLRLDGDANDYVGKGLSGGRIIIRPDATDASVDPSTSTIAGNVLGFGGVTGEMYIRGTVGERFCVRNSGVTAVVEGIGNHGCEYMTGGRVIVLGEVGQNFGAGMSGGIAYLLDDGTVRDRVNPGLVDVETVDDPQELEWLERTVATHRRLTGSTVDVDLTSLVKVMPRDYKRVLRTIELATEQGLDKDGIAAAIMEEVN from the coding sequence ATGAAGACCTATCCTGCGCGCCAGGGGCTGTACGACCCCTCGTTCGAGCACGACGCCTGCGGCGTCGCGTTCGTCGCAGACATGCACGGCCGTGCCACACGCGACATCGTGGAGAAGGGCATCCAGGCCCTCATCAACCTCGACCACCGTGGTGCGGCCGGGGCGGAGAAGAACACCGGCGACGGCGCGGGCATCCTCATCCAGGTCCCCGACACCTTCTACCGGGAGGTCATGGCGTCCCAGGGCGTCGACCTGCCCCCGGCGGGCGAGTACGCCACCGGCATCGCCTTCCTCCCGGCCTCCCGGATGGCGGCACTCGACGCGATGCGCGCGGTGGAGTCCATCATCGACGAGGAGGGCCTCACCCTCCTCGGGTGGCGCGAGGTCCCGGTCGACGACTCGAGCCTCGGCGCGATGGCCCGCGACGCCGAACCGATCTTCTACCAGCTCTTCCTCTCCGGCACCGCCGACGACGGCACCCCGCTGTCCGGCCTCGCCCTCGACCGCCGCGCGTGGTTCGTCCGCAAGCGCGCCGAGCGCGAACTCGGGACGAAGGGCCCCGGCGCCGGCGCCGGCAGCGACACCGTGTACTTCCCCTCGCTGTCCGCCCGCACGGTCGTCTACAAGGGCATGCTCACCACGCCCCAGCTCCGCGACTTCTACCTGGACCTCCAGGATGAGCGCGTGGCCTCGGCCCTCGCGATCGTCCACTCCCGGTTCTCGACGAACACCTTCCCCTCCTGGCCGCTCGCGCACCCGTACCGGATGCTCGCGCACAACGGCGAGATCAACACCGTCCGCGGCAACGAGAACTGGATGCGGGCCCGGGAGTCCCAGGTGCGCTCCGGGGAGCTCGGCGACATCTCCCGGGTGCTGCCCGTCTGCGACCCCGCGGGCTCCGACACCGGGCGGTTCGACGAGGCCCTCGAGCTGCTCCACCTCTCCGGCCGCAGCCTCCCCCACGCGGTGCTCATGATGGTTCCCCAGGCCTGGGAGAACAACCCCACGCTCGACCCCGACGTCCGGGCGTTCTACGAGTACCACTCCTCCCTCACCGAGGCGTGGGACGGCCCCGCCGCCCTCGCCTTCACCGACGGCACGGTCATCGGCTCCGTCCTCGACCGGAACGGCCTGCGGCCCGGGCGCATCTGGATCACCCGCGACGGGCTCGTCGTCATGGCCTCCGAGGCCGGTGTCCTCGACATCGACCCGGCGGACGTCGTGCGCCGCACCCGCGTCCGGCCGGGCGAGATGTTCCTCGTCGACACGGCCCGGGGCGCGATCGTCACCGACGCGGAGATCAAGGCGACCCTCGCCGACCGCCCCTACCGGCGGTGGGTGGAGGAGCAGCTCGTCCACTTCGACGACCTCCCCGCCGTCGACCACACGCCCATGCCCCACGACCGGGTCGTCCTGCGGCAGCGGGTCTTCGGCGTGACCGAGGAGGACGTCGACGTCATCGTCACACCGATGGCCCGCACCGGTGCGGAGGCCATCGGCTCGATGGGCACGGACACGCCCATCGCCGCGCTGTCCGACCGGCCGCGGATGCTCTTCGACTTCTTCGCCCAGCGCTTCGCCCAGGTCACGAACCCGCCGCTGGACTCCATCCGCGAGAAGATGGTCACGAGCCTCTTCACCCAGCTCGGCGCGCAGGTCGACATCACCAGCGAGGTGCCGGAGGCCGCGCACCGCATCCGGCTCACGACGCCGGTGCTGCTCAACAGCGAACTGCTCACCCTCGAGCACGCCGGCGAGGACGAGCGTCACGCGGCGTTCCGCAGCGCCCGGATCTCCGGGCTCTACCCCGTCGCCCACGGCGGGCGGGGGATGCGCGAGGCGATCGCCCGCGTCCGGCGCGAGGTCTCCCGGGCCATCGAGGACGGGGCGACGCTCATCGTCCTCAGCGACCGGGACTCCACCGAGCGCATGGCGCCCATCCCGACGCTCCTGCTCACTTCGGCGGTGCACCAGCACCTCGTCGCCGAGCGGACGCGCACCCGCTGCTCGCTCCTCGTCGAGGCCGGCGACGCCCGGGAGGTCCACCACATCGCGATGCTCATCGGCTTCGGCGCCGACGCGGTGAACCCCTACCTGGCCTTCGAGACCATCGACGAGGTGCACCGGAAGGGCCTCCTCGGCGACCTCGACGTCCCGACGGCGTGGGAGAACTACCGCAGCGCGGCGTCGACGAGCCTGCTCAAGATCATGTCCAAGATGGGCATCGCGACCGTCGCCTCCTACCGCGGCTCCCAGCTCGCCGACGTCACCGGCCTCAGCCAGCAGCTCCTCGACGAGTACTTCACCGGCTGCGTCAGCCCCGTCTCGGGCATCGGCCTCGACGAGATCGCCGAGGACGTCGCCGTCCGCCACCGCCGGGCGTTCCTGCCCCGGCCGGAGGAGCAGGCGCACCGCGAACTGGAGATCGGCGGCGAGTACAAGTGGCGGCGTGAGGGCGAGTACCACCTGTTCAACCCGGAGACCGTCTTCACCCTCCAGCACGCCACCCGCTCCGGCCAGTACCGGGTCTTCAAGCAGTACACGCAGAAGGTCGACGACCAGTCCCGACGGCTCGCCACCCTGCGCGGGCTCTTCGAGTTCACCTCGGACCGCCGGCCGGTGCCCGTGGAGGAGGTCGAGCCGGTCAGCGAGATCGTCAAGCGCTTCGCCACGGGCGCGATGTCCTACGGCTCCATCTCCGCCGAGGCGCACGAGACGCTCGCCATCGCCATGAACCGCCTCAAGGGCATGTCGAACTCCGGCGAGGGCGGCGAGGACCCGGACCGGTTCACCCCCGACGCCAACGGGGACTGGCGGCGCTCCGCGATCAAGCAGGTCGCCTCCGGCCGCTTCGGCGTGACCAGCCACTACCTCAACAACTGCACGGACATCCAGATCAAGATGGCCCAGGGTGCGAAGCCGGGCGAGGGCGGGCAGCTGCCCCCGCACAAGGTCTACCCCTGGATCGCCGAGGTGCGGGTGACGACGCCGGGCGTCGGGCTCATCTCCCCGCCGCCGCACCACGACATCTACTCGATCGAGGACCTCGCGCAGCTCATCTACGACCTGAAGAACGCGAACCCGGACGCGCGGATCCACGTCAAGCTCGTCGCCGAGCAGGGCGTCGGCACCGTCGCGGCGGGTGTGTCGAAGGCGCACGCGGACGTCGTCCTCATCTCCGGCCACGACGGCGGCACCGGGGCGTCCCCGCTGACCTCGCTCAAGCACGCCGGCGGCCCGTGGGAGCTCGGCCTCGCCGAGACCCAGCAGACTCTCCTCATGAACGGCCTGCGGGACCGCATCACCGTCCAGTGCGACGGGCAGCTGAAGACCGGCCGGGACGTCGTCGTCGCCGCCCTGCTCGGCGCGGAGGAGTTCGGCTTCGCCACCGCCCCGCTCGTCGTCTCGGGCTGCATCATGATGCGCGTCTGCCACCTCGACACGTGCCCGGTGGGCATCGCCACGCAGAACCCGGACCTGCGCCGGCGCTACACCGGCCAGGCCGAGCACGTGGTGAACTTCTTCCGCTTCATCGCGGAGGAGGTCCGCGAGTACCTCGCCGAGCTGGGCTTCCGCTCGATCGAGGAGGCCGTCGGCCACTCCGAGTGCCTCCGCGCGGGCACCCCGGACCCGGCGCACCGCACGGCGTCGTCGCTCGACCTCTCGCCGATCTTGGCCCGGCCGGACTCCCCGTTCATGCACCAGGACCTCCACCGGACCCGGGAGCAGGAGCACGGCCTCGAGGCCGCCCTGGACAACCGCATCCGGCAGGACGCGGAGGACACGATCCGCCGCGCCGCCGCCGGCGAGGACGTCCGCGTGGACCTGTCCTACCCGGTGACGAACGTCAACCGGTCCGTCGGCACGATGACTGGCTCGCTCGTCTCCCGGGTCGCCGGCCGCGACGGCCTGCCGGACGACACGGTCACGGTCCGGCTCACCGGCTCGGCGGGCAACTCCCTCGGCGCGTTCCTGCCGAAGGGCGTCACCCTCCGCCTCGACGGTGACGCGAACGACTACGTCGGCAAGGGGCTCTCCGGTGGCCGGATCATCATCCGCCCGGACGCCACCGACGCCTCCGTCGACCCCTCGACCAGCACCATCGCGGGCAACGTCCTCGGATTCGGCGGCGTCACCGGCGAGATGTACATCCGCGGCACCGTCGGCGAGCGCTTCTGCGTGCGCAACTCCGGCGTCACCGCCGTCGTCGAGGGCATCGGCAACCACGGCTGCGAGTACATGACCGGCGGCCGGGTCATCGTCCTCGGCGAGGTCGGCCAGAACTTCGGCGCGGGCATGTCCGGCGGCATCGCCTACCTCCTCGACGACGGCACCGTGCGTGACCGCGTCAACCCCGGGCTCGTCGACGTCGAGACCGTCGACGACCCGCAGGAGCTGGAGTGGCTGGAGCGCACCGTCGCCACCCACCGCCGTCTCACCGGCTCCACCGTGGACGTGGACCTGACCTCCCTGGTCAAGGTCATGCCCCGGGACTACAAGCGGGTTCTCCGCACCATCGAACTGGCCACCGAGCAGGGGCTCGACAAGGACGGCATCGCCGCCGCGATCATGGAGGAAGTGAACTGA
- a CDS encoding RNA-binding S4 domain-containing protein, whose translation MHTPDAPEVPVTGGGIRLGQFIKLAGLVETGGTAKELVAGGRVTVNGAVDTRRGRQLGDGDRVAVLHDVDGPEAAVARVALRGETEDDDVFDENTADDDFDPEKWRNL comes from the coding sequence ATGCACACACCGGATGCACCTGAGGTGCCCGTCACGGGCGGCGGGATCAGACTCGGACAGTTCATCAAGCTGGCGGGTCTCGTCGAGACCGGAGGCACGGCGAAGGAACTCGTCGCCGGGGGGCGGGTGACGGTCAACGGCGCGGTGGACACCCGGCGTGGCCGCCAGCTCGGCGACGGGGACCGGGTGGCCGTCCTCCACGACGTCGACGGCCCGGAGGCCGCGGTCGCACGGGTTGCCCTCCGTGGGGAAACCGAGGATGATGACGTGTTCGACGAGAACACCGCCGACGATGACTTCGACCCGGAAAAGTGGAGGAATCTCTGA
- a CDS encoding MFS transporter, translated as MNRDPDHAPNGDGPTGTAAGTTAGTGTGTHPHEDHPHALHPHEESLADWEESVEATIEETVVDERADVRRQPLAVWVTAAAAVFAFMGIGLVDPILPAIATNLDATSSQVSLLFTSYFLVTAVMMLVTGAISSRIGAKKTLLLGLAVIVIFAALSGLSPSVSQLVGFRAGWGVGNSLFVATSLAVIVAVASGGRAVAIIVYEAALGLGMAVGPLVGALLGGIHWRAPFFGVGVLMFVAFVVLLVKLPTIPKPDKPTSVIDPLRALTHPGLFGVSLSALFYNFGFFTILAFTPFILGFGPYGIGAVFFGWGVALALFSVVVAPIIQNRLGTVNTTLVTLVGLIVLLVLLAVFHDTRPVVIVLVVISGALLGVNNTMYTEMAMSVSDAPQPVASAGYNFVRWLGGAIAPFVATSLGEAAGPVLPYSTAAVVVFIAGVVMVGARNAVEVHEPDHV; from the coding sequence GTGAACCGGGACCCGGACCACGCGCCGAACGGTGACGGCCCCACCGGCACCGCCGCCGGGACCACCGCCGGGACCGGCACCGGCACCCACCCGCACGAGGACCACCCGCACGCGCTCCACCCGCACGAGGAGAGCCTCGCGGACTGGGAGGAGAGCGTGGAGGCGACGATCGAGGAGACCGTCGTCGACGAGCGAGCCGACGTGCGCAGACAGCCCCTCGCCGTGTGGGTGACCGCCGCGGCCGCGGTGTTCGCCTTCATGGGCATCGGGCTCGTCGACCCGATCCTCCCGGCGATCGCGACGAACCTCGACGCGACGTCCTCCCAGGTCTCGCTCCTGTTCACCAGCTACTTCCTCGTGACCGCCGTGATGATGCTCGTCACCGGCGCGATCAGCTCCCGCATCGGCGCGAAGAAGACGCTGCTGCTCGGCCTGGCCGTCATCGTGATCTTCGCGGCGTTGTCCGGCCTGTCGCCGTCGGTGTCGCAGCTGGTCGGGTTCCGCGCCGGCTGGGGTGTGGGTAACTCGCTGTTCGTGGCGACGTCCCTCGCCGTGATCGTCGCCGTGGCCTCGGGTGGCCGCGCCGTCGCGATCATCGTCTACGAGGCCGCCCTCGGGCTCGGCATGGCGGTCGGCCCGCTGGTCGGGGCCCTGCTCGGCGGGATCCACTGGCGCGCACCGTTCTTCGGTGTGGGTGTGCTGATGTTCGTCGCGTTCGTCGTGCTGCTCGTGAAGCTGCCGACGATCCCGAAGCCCGACAAGCCGACGTCCGTCATCGACCCGCTGCGCGCCCTGACCCACCCGGGCCTGTTCGGGGTGTCGCTCAGTGCGCTGTTCTACAACTTCGGCTTCTTCACGATCCTCGCGTTCACCCCGTTCATCCTGGGCTTCGGCCCGTACGGCATCGGCGCGGTGTTCTTCGGCTGGGGTGTGGCCCTGGCGCTGTTCTCGGTCGTCGTCGCCCCGATCATCCAGAACCGGTTGGGGACGGTGAACACGACGCTGGTCACCCTCGTGGGCCTCATCGTGCTGCTGGTGCTCCTGGCGGTGTTCCACGACACGCGGCCGGTCGTCATCGTGCTCGTCGTCATCTCCGGCGCGCTGCTCGGTGTGAACAACACGATGTACACCGAGATGGCGATGAGCGTGTCCGACGCCCCGCAGCCGGTCGCGTCCGCGGGCTACAACTTCGTCCGGTGGCTCGGCGGTGCGATCGCGCCGTTCGTCGCGACGAGCCTCGGTGAGGCCGCCGGCCCGGTGCTGCCGTACTCCACGGCGGCGGTGGTGGTGTTCATCGCGGGTGTCGTCATGGTCGGCGCCCGGAACGCGGTCGAGGTGCACGAGCCCGACCACGTGTGA
- a CDS encoding MarR family winged helix-turn-helix transcriptional regulator — MTDDERTGGGATMADTTTNGADAGDAADRETAATAPGRPPAGTGTAEATAAAAVADGAAHDPAVLDLAATARATVRDTVIMMRLLDRGSDLPLTQVNILNWLLDTPRGMGTLCTLAGVSQPGMSQHISKLVDAGLVRRLPHPEDARAVLVDLTDAGRETVTETNRQRDELLAGLLGGISAGERERLREALPVLHTLARRVIGR; from the coding sequence GTGACAGACGACGAGAGGACAGGAGGTGGGGCGACGATGGCCGACACCACGACGAACGGCGCGGACGCCGGGGACGCCGCCGACCGGGAGACCGCGGCGACCGCCCCGGGACGCCCGCCCGCCGGCACCGGCACCGCCGAGGCGACCGCCGCGGCGGCTGTCGCCGACGGCGCCGCCCACGACCCCGCCGTGCTGGACCTCGCGGCGACGGCCCGCGCCACCGTCCGGGACACCGTCATCATGATGCGTCTCCTGGACCGGGGGTCGGACCTGCCGTTGACGCAGGTCAACATCCTCAACTGGTTGCTCGACACCCCCCGCGGGATGGGCACGCTGTGCACCCTCGCGGGCGTGAGTCAGCCGGGGATGAGCCAGCACATCTCGAAGCTCGTCGACGCCGGGCTGGTCCGTCGTCTGCCGCACCCCGAGGACGCCCGCGCGGTGCTCGTCGACCTCACCGACGCCGGTCGCGAGACCGTGACCGAGACCAACCGCCAGCGCGACGAGCTCCTCGCGGGGCTCCTCGGCGGGATCTCCGCCGGGGAGAGGGAGCGGCTGCGCGAGGCGTTGCCGGTGCTCCACACCCTCGCGCGGAGGGTCATCGGGAGGTGA